GGTCCGTTTATCTATTCGGCCATTTCTTCTGCTTTAGCCTCTTCTGTTGGGAGAAAGGTTGTGCAGGTTTCTTCTGACATTGGTTGCGGCCCGTCTTTTGATTCGCAGGATTCATCTAAGATAGCATTTCCAGATAAGGATCGGTTTTATTTCTCCGGGAGTAGCCACAAAAAAGTGGGGGTTTTAGATAGTTTTGAGCAAATAAAGAACCAGTTGCCAAAGAAGGCCGGACCTCTAATAGGAGCGTTTTCTGAAGGAAAAATCAAAATTCAGGGGATAGAACAAAGTATACGTGAAGAAGAAAATAAACAAGAGGACATAAGTTTTGGTTCGAAAGAAGTAAGACCCTTAACATGGGTGGGAGAGTATCTTTTTGCAGAGGACGCGGAAGGGTTGCACATGGTGCACATCCCTTCCGCCAACAAATTTCTCTTGTTCTATTCTGTGGTGGAAAAGACTTCTCAGGCAGTGAATGTGCAAAAATTGTTATGTCCAATTATTCTAGAAGTTACTGCGGAAGAAGGCAGTATTTTGATGGAGTATCAAGAGCTGTTTGCTTCTATAGGGTTTGATTTGCGCCCTGTAGGGAAGACTTCGTTCGCAATAGAATCTGCGCCAACGTCTATTTGTGAGGAAGAAATTTCTCTATGGATATTTTCTGCTCTTTCTACTCTTCAAACAGGAAAAGGAGATTCTCCGGATTATTTCTTGCAAAAGCTTTTCACAAAGCCTTTGCCAAAAAAGTCTTCTAAAATCTTTTCAGAAGAAAGGTTGCGGTTGTTTTGGTCTTTGGGGAGACCGGAAAAAGGATTTGACGGGACCCTAATTCGTAGATTAGTCTTGGAAGTCGATCTTAGTAAATGGTTTAGGGTTTATGGGTGATAATGTTCGGATCCAGGCTGCTAGAAGGTTATTAGAGCAGTTGGGCGTGGATGCTGTATTGATAGATAAGCAAGTAGATTTAGAATACCTTACTTACGATAACGTTTCTTCGGGGAAGTTACTGATTTCTCAGGGGTCAGCGACTCTTTATGTAGCCTTGATAGATAAAGATATGTATCCTTCGGTCCCTGGAGTGGAGGTGGTTGTTTGCGCCCCTAAGTATATGCGGGCATTTGCAGACAAAATTCGAGGGAAATATGCCAGATTAGGGTTTGATGGGGCGGAAACTTCTTATCGATCTTTCCATGACCTGTCTTCTTTGGACTGTGAGCTTGTCCCGCTTTCTTTTTTTTCTGAACAGCTTAGAGCTGTCAAAGATAGAGAGGAAATAGAGGTTATGCGGGAAGCCGCTTCTCTTGGGTCTCGAGGATGGGATTACGTCCTGTCCCTTTTGAGGGAAGGTGTTTCTGAAAAAGATTTGGCTCATGCCTTACATATCTTCTGGGTTAAGGAAAAGGCTGAGGGCTTTTCTTTCGATCCGA
This is a stretch of genomic DNA from Chlamydiifrater phoenicopteri. It encodes these proteins:
- a CDS encoding M24 family metallopeptidase is translated as MGDNVRIQAARRLLEQLGVDAVLIDKQVDLEYLTYDNVSSGKLLISQGSATLYVALIDKDMYPSVPGVEVVVCAPKYMRAFADKIRGKYARLGFDGAETSYRSFHDLSSLDCELVPLSFFSEQLRAVKDREEIEVMREAASLGSRGWDYVLSLLREGVSEKDLAHALHIFWVKEKAEGFSFDPIIAFGANAALPHAKPSDRKLAKGDIIIVDIGVKWRGYCSDMTRTVAFGEPLEELSVAYSAVAEAQEAGISACREGALCGDVHNEVVSILESRGLKEFFIHGTGHGVGREVHEYPYLSVANATSFVPLQPGMIVTVEPGLYFPGKGGIRLEDSILITKDGAVSITNRAVSKEIPILN